The Doryrhamphus excisus isolate RoL2022-K1 chromosome 18, RoL_Dexc_1.0, whole genome shotgun sequence genome contains a region encoding:
- the LOC131106566 gene encoding immunoglobulin-like and fibronectin type III domain-containing protein 1, giving the protein MLKKLNEKKQEREHEQEKVVERLCNLKPIEMKGNGGAEFELEMSLRDPTSKIFLYKDGVMVPFDVDTEVKHGLKQVGKKFVFSINGINPEDAGLYQVEVDGVKIFSTDLKVPSIDFLVKIQDVKAEEREDAVFECVISQPMKKITWMGKNIPLEQGDKYDIIVSEDMLIHTLVVKDCLLLDKGIYAAMTGLKSCSAWLIVEDPGVYFTSGLSDINAIIGTESELVCRLSSEDCEGVWYKDGNKITSTEDMCIVNDGTYRKLVFKNCKEEDAGKYRYEADGRKTEALLVVEDPPRINKDDLADFIKPVVIKTGKDAAFNLNFVGREPMKIQWYNEGEELLEDTHTRIEKSGSHSRLLLLKCNRKTRGEIKIKIKNEFGTTEAITQLIVLAFAGPPTGLKVISAFKDCINLAWSAPSNTGGTNILGYNVEKRKNGSNLWGLVNPPDEPVREKKYAVKDVVEGIEYEFRVSAINISGVGEPSAPSEFVVAQDPKKPPGKVTDLKVIDSTYTTLSLNWIKPKEVEGVQDEAKGYFVELRPAENPEWSRCNSNAIIMNSFTIMGLKSMAMYWVRVVATNEGGDGEPQELDNYIIAMPPPVRPRFTDKKMKNFLVTRAGNSARLNYNFEASPIPTITWLKDGLPVPKHVTVSNSDTSSQLMIASSERQDTGIYTLILKNIVGQETSSVEIRVTDDPKPPGPVELEENVTGTVTVAWTASPDEKKDDRLHYMISRRDSVKRTWQTVADHVFNNKFTAINIMPGRQYKFRVYAKNDMGTSRPSESPTWEVKREKESFSLNLPASKDCSFEAPPAFSVPLKMRNTPESYECYMSCAVTGNPKPYITWYRNNISLNTNTNYYITNTCGVCSMAILKVGPKDSGEYTIVAENALGRVECSTKLVVKD; this is encoded by the exons ATGCTGAAGAAACTGAATGAGAAGAAGCAGGAAAGGGAACATGAACAAGAAAAg GTTGTTGAAAGACTCTGCAATCTAAAACCCATTGAAATGAAAGGAAACGGTGGAGCAGAGTTTGAACTTGAAATGTCACTTCGAGACCCTACAAGCAAAATCTTCTTATATAAG GATGGCGTTATGGTTCCTTTCGATGTCGACACAGAAGTGAAACATGGCCTGAAGCAAGTGGGGAAGAAGTTTGTGTTCAGCATCAATGGCATTAACCCAGAAGATGCTGGATTATACCAAGTGGAAGTTGACGGAGTTAAGATCTTTTCGACTGATTTGAAAG TTCCCAGTATAGACTTCCTCGTGAAGATTCAAGACGTGAAAGCAGAAGAAAGAGAAGATGCCGTGTTCGAGTGTGTCATTTCgcaaccaatgaaaaaaatcacCTGGATGGGAAAGAATATTCCACTGGAACAAGGAGACAAATATGACATAATTGTGTCAGAAGATATGCTGATTCATACTCTAGTAGTGAAGGACTGCCTTCTGTTGGATAAAGGAATTTATGCAGCTATGACCGGACTTAAATCTTGTAGTGCCTGGCTCATAGTGGaag ACCCAGGGGTGTACTTCACCAGCGGTCTCTCAGACATCAATGCGATCATTGGTACGGAGTCGGAGCTAGTATGCAGACTTAGCAGTGAGGACTGTGAAGGTGTCTGGTACAAAGACGGAAATAAG ATAACAAGTACAGAAGATATGTGTATTGTTAACGATGGGACTTACCGCAAGCTAGTGTTCAAAAACTGCAAAGAAGAGGATGCTGGGAAGTATCGATATGAAGCTGATGGTCGTAAAACTGAAGCTTTGCTGGTTGTAGAAG ATCCTCCAAGAATCAACAAGGATGATCTTGCCGACTTCATCAAACCAGTTGTCATAAAAACCGGAAAAGACGCAGCCTTCAATCTGAACTTTGTGGGCCGTGAACCCATGAAGATCCAATGGTACAATGAAGGTGAAGAGTTGCTGGAAGACACTCATACCAGAATTGAGAAGTCCGGCTCTCACAGTCGCCTGCTGCTTCTGAAGTGCAACCGCAAAACCAGaggagaaataaaaataaagattaaaaatgaatttggaACAACAGAAGCCATCACCCAGCTCATTGTATTAG CATTCGCTGGACCTCCAACCGGACTAAAAGTCATAAGTGCTTTTAAAGACTGCATCAACCTTGCCTGGTCTGCACCTTCAAATACCGGTGGAACCAACATTTTGGGATACAATGTGGAGAAACGAAAGAACGGCAGCAATCTTTGGGGCCTCGTTAACCCACCAGATGAACCCGTTAGAG AGAAAAAGTATGCGGTGAAAGACGTTGTTGAAGGCATCGAGTATGAGTTCCGTGTTTCGGCAATCAACATTTCTGGTGTCGGCGAGCCAAGTGCACCGTCCGAGTTTGTCGTTGCACAAGATCCAAAAA AGCCGCCTGGAAAAGTCACAGACTTGAAGGTGATTGATTCGACATACACCACCTTATCTTTAAACTGGATTAAACCTAAGGAAGTTGAAGGGGTCCAGGATGAAGCCAAGGGGTATTTTGTGGAGCTCAGACCAGCAGAGAACCCAGAATGGAGTCGGTGTAACTCCAACGCTATCATCATGAACTCCTTCACCATCATGGGTCTCAAGTCTATGGCAATGTATTGGGTGAGAGTAGTCGCCACCAATGAGGGTGGAGATGGTGAACCTCAAGAGTTGGACAACTACATCATCGCCATGCCTCCCCCGG TGAGACCTCGTTTTACTGACAAGAAAATGAAGAACTTCTTAGTAACAAGAGCTGGGAACTCCGCAAGGCTCAACTATAACTTTGAG GCTTCTCCGATACCGACTATTACATGGCTCAAGGATGGTCTGCCCGTCCCCAAGCATGTGACAGTGAGCAATTCGGACACGTCATCTCAGTTAATGATCGCTTCATCCGAGCGTCAGGACACTGGGATCTACACTCTTATCTTGAAGAATATTGTCGGTCAGGAGACCTCAAGTGTTGAGATAAGAGTGACAG ATGACCCCAAGCCTCCAGGCCCAGTGGAGTTGGAAGAAAACGTGACCGGAACGGTCACAGTTGCCTGGACTGCCTCTCCGGATGAGAAGAAAGACGACAGGCTACACTACATGATCAGCAGACGTGACTCCGTCAAGCGTACATGGCAAACTGTCGCTGACCATGTCTTTAACAACAAGTTCACTGCCATCAATATCATGCCAGGGAGGCAATATAAGTTCCGGGTCTACGCTAAAAACGACATGGGGACTTCTCGGCCTTCAGAGTCGCCCACCTGGGAGGTGAAGAGAGAGAAAG AATCATTTTCTTTGAACCTTCCGGCCTCAAAGGACTGCAGCTTCGAGGCACCTCCTGCCTTCTCTGTTCCATTAAAAATGCGGAACACTCCCGAGAGCTACGAATGCTACATGAGCTGCGCCGTGACGGGAAACCCCAAACCGTATATCACTTGGTACAGAAACAACATCAGCCTGAACACCAACACCAACTACTACATCACCAACACGTGCGGGGTGTGCTCCATGGCCATACTCAAGGTGGGGCCCAAGGACAGCGGGGAGTACACCATCGTGGCAGAGAACGCTCTGGGCAGAGTGGAGTGTTCAACTAAACTTGTTGTCAAAG ATTAG